Genomic segment of Plasmodium cynomolgi strain B DNA, scaffold: 0109, whole genome shotgun sequence:
ATTCCGTTTGTTCTACATTTAATGTGTGTATTAAAGCATTTAAATGCCTTAAAATGGATATCTCGGAACTGTCAATGCACTTATTGTTAAGAATAGTATAATCAtagctttttaatttattcagAAAaccatttatttcattatcgTACGCTTTAATTGTTTTTGAATGATATACTTTGTGTATTTTTgagtataaataaaaaataaaatctatATACTGAcaatattcctttttatattcactGTTTCCGCTTGTTAATATGTCATATATACTGTCGgaataacttaaaaaatcaaataaagttttcttattttttaatttttccatgtcAAAGATTCTCATGAAATTTTCATTGCATTTAACCGTCTTATTACTGCAAGAATTATTCTCTTCGAAAAGAGTCTGAATTCTGTCGTATAGCCAATGAATGCTAAAAGCATCATACTCACCTTTTATTATCTCTCCATACAACcaatatagaaaataatcACAACAGTTATTATG
This window contains:
- a CDS encoding hypothetical protein (putative), with product MNSGIVEQESSRCESEKCNEVKYIINRETHINKKIVDLCCKVENILKNLDTSCSENDELAHNNCCDYFLYWLYGEIIKGEYDAFSIHWLYDRIQTLFEENNSCSNKTVKCNENFMRIFDMEKLKNKKTLFDFLSYSDSIYDILTSGNSEYKKEYCQYIDFIFYLYSKIHKVYHSKTIKAYDNEINGFLNKLKSYDYTILNNKCIDSSEISILRHLNALIHTLNVEQTEYPKKISEPFQHGNFINVSNDIPKILKNVHYFLSLKLSLKYLI